A genomic stretch from Pontivivens ytuae includes:
- a CDS encoding NAD(P)/FAD-dependent oxidoreductase encodes MSPFDATPPVDAAVIGGSFAGLTAALYLARARCTVALFDDGLTRNRFATAGHGFLGMDGRSPEEMRAAGRRDVLAYPTVTLHEERVISVCSGEESFRLQTATGRTLAARRLVLACGMRDLLPELDGLAACWGRTVLQCPYCHGYEMADRPTGILFTGAPSLHQARILGDWSDDLVLFANGHEIAAEDRADLAARGIDVVEPEVARLEQRDGRLVALHLADGSKVARDVLYMVSEAEPACDLARQLGCAHEDGPFGPYVAVDDVQMTSVPGIYAAGDLARIGYSATWAAADGARAGAFCHQSLRVDANPYAKG; translated from the coding sequence ATGTCCCCCTTCGACGCAACCCCGCCCGTGGACGCCGCCGTGATCGGCGGCAGCTTCGCGGGGCTGACCGCCGCCCTCTACCTCGCCCGCGCACGCTGCACCGTGGCGCTCTTCGATGACGGGCTGACCCGGAACCGCTTCGCCACCGCCGGGCACGGCTTTCTCGGCATGGACGGGCGCTCGCCGGAGGAGATGCGCGCCGCGGGCCGCCGCGACGTCCTCGCCTACCCCACCGTCACGCTGCACGAGGAGCGGGTGATTTCGGTCTGCTCGGGGGAGGAGAGCTTTCGTCTGCAGACCGCCACGGGCCGCACCCTCGCCGCCCGCCGCCTGGTCCTCGCCTGCGGGATGCGCGACCTCCTGCCGGAACTCGATGGCCTTGCCGCGTGCTGGGGCCGGACGGTGCTGCAATGCCCCTATTGCCACGGCTACGAGATGGCCGACCGGCCCACCGGCATCCTGTTCACCGGCGCGCCGAGCCTGCACCAGGCCCGCATTCTCGGGGACTGGAGCGACGACCTCGTCCTCTTCGCCAATGGGCACGAGATCGCGGCGGAGGACCGCGCCGACCTTGCCGCCCGCGGCATCGACGTCGTGGAGCCGGAGGTCGCCCGCCTCGAACAGCGGGACGGTCGCCTGGTCGCGCTGCACCTCGCGGATGGCAGCAAGGTGGCGCGCGACGTGCTCTACATGGTGAGCGAGGCCGAGCCCGCCTGCGACCTCGCCCGCCAGCTCGGCTGCGCGCATGAGGACGGGCCGTTCGGGCCTTACGTCGCGGTGGACGATGTGCAGATGACCTCGGTGCCCGGGATTTACGCCGCCGGGGATCTGGCGCGCATCGGCTACAGCGCGACCTGGGCGGCGGCGGACGGGGCGCGGGCCGGAGCTTTCTGCCACCAGTCGCTGCGGGTCGATGCGAACCCGTACGCGAAAGGTTAA
- a CDS encoding zinc-binding alcohol dehydrogenase family protein produces MKAIGYHRPLPLDDAEALAALDLPEPQPGPRDLLVEVKAISVNPVDVKLRAGVAPEDGPRVLGFDASGIVRAVGPEVTLFKPGDEVFHAGSIARPGTNAELHLVDERIAARKPASLDHAQAAALPLTSITAWELLFDRFGIAEGSGKGDALLVIGGAGGVGSILIQLARQLTDLTVIATASRPETRAWAEKMGAHHVIDHRGDLVEQVAALNLAPRYVAGTNGTDRHFPAIAELMAPQGHFGLIDDPDPAKIDISLLKWKSIALHWEFMFTRSVYETPNMDAQHRLLTRVAELVDAGTLVTTANHDGGVMSVETLRDAHRLQESGTAIGKTVLTVG; encoded by the coding sequence ATGAAGGCCATCGGATACCACCGCCCCCTGCCCCTTGACGACGCGGAGGCGCTCGCCGCGCTCGACCTGCCCGAGCCGCAGCCCGGCCCTCGCGACCTGCTGGTGGAGGTGAAGGCGATCTCCGTGAACCCCGTCGATGTGAAGCTGCGTGCCGGTGTGGCGCCGGAGGACGGGCCGCGCGTGCTCGGCTTCGACGCCTCGGGCATCGTGCGCGCCGTCGGGCCGGAGGTCACGCTCTTCAAACCCGGCGACGAAGTGTTCCACGCGGGCAGCATCGCGCGGCCGGGCACCAATGCGGAGCTGCACCTCGTCGATGAGCGCATCGCGGCGCGCAAGCCGGCGAGCCTCGACCACGCGCAGGCGGCCGCCCTGCCGCTGACCTCGATCACCGCGTGGGAGCTTCTATTCGATCGGTTCGGCATCGCCGAGGGCTCGGGCAAGGGCGACGCCCTGCTGGTGATCGGCGGCGCGGGCGGTGTCGGCTCCATACTGATCCAGCTCGCACGGCAGCTCACGGATCTGACGGTGATCGCCACCGCCTCCCGCCCCGAAACGCGGGCGTGGGCGGAGAAGATGGGTGCGCATCACGTCATCGATCACCGCGGCGATCTGGTGGAGCAGGTTGCCGCCCTCAACCTCGCCCCCCGCTATGTTGCGGGCACCAACGGCACCGACCGCCACTTCCCCGCCATCGCGGAACTGATGGCGCCGCAGGGCCATTTCGGCCTGATCGATGACCCGGATCCGGCGAAGATCGACATCAGCCTGCTGAAGTGGAAATCCATCGCGCTGCACTGGGAGTTCATGTTCACCCGCTCGGTCTACGAGACGCCGAACATGGACGCGCAGCACCGCCTGCTGACCCGCGTGGCGGAGCTGGTGGACGCGGGCACGCTTGTCACCACCGCGAACCACGACGGCGGGGTGATGAGCGTCGAGACCCTGCGCGACGCCCACCGCCTGCAGGAAAGCGGCACGGCCATCGGCAAGACCGTGCTGACCGTCGGTTAG
- a CDS encoding methyl-accepting chemotaxis protein: MSKIPSIRRLGHLTYVTVGPARIAACVILLAQRAAMDPDVATPPQAAAQRALDRLDAAVRLLQGGLAAEQRAVDVTPGADVAPARSAARQALEELQGHAGRDADALASRLRRAPDLTQLCLVTLEERITDYLSKVEDDVARIERELLRQERTDLTRSLRQLENVGRSIELIAINAGVEAARAGTAGAGLRVIAGEMQRLSHGMGSFLDDMGRRIRDL, encoded by the coding sequence TTGAGCAAAATTCCGAGCATACGCCGCCTCGGACACCTGACCTATGTCACCGTGGGCCCGGCGCGGATCGCCGCCTGCGTGATCCTGCTCGCCCAGCGGGCCGCGATGGATCCCGACGTGGCCACACCGCCGCAGGCCGCGGCGCAGCGCGCGCTCGACCGGCTCGACGCCGCGGTCCGGCTGCTGCAGGGCGGCCTCGCCGCGGAGCAGCGGGCCGTCGACGTCACCCCCGGGGCGGACGTCGCCCCCGCCCGCTCCGCCGCGCGCCAGGCGCTGGAGGAGCTTCAGGGCCACGCGGGCCGGGACGCCGACGCGCTCGCAAGCCGCCTGCGCCGCGCGCCGGACCTCACCCAGCTCTGCCTCGTCACGCTGGAAGAGCGGATCACCGATTACCTCTCCAAGGTCGAGGACGACGTCGCCCGGATCGAGAGGGAGCTGCTCCGCCAGGAACGCACCGACCTCACCCGCTCCCTGCGCCAGCTGGAGAATGTGGGCCGCAGCATCGAGCTGATCGCCATCAATGCGGGGGTCGAGGCCGCGCGCGCCGGCACCGCGGGTGCGGGGCTGCGGGTGATCGCGGGCGAGATGCAGCGCCTCTCCCACGGGATGGGCAGCTTCCTCGACGACATGGGCCGCCGGATCCGCGACCTCTGA
- a CDS encoding RrF2 family transcriptional regulator: MKRNGKLSLALHALGHMARAGDGPLRSEDLAAHHQTNPVVVRRVLGVLRDAGIVSSERGHAGGWRLARAAEEVSVAEVYALLRERTFAADPEAATSPCAIEARLHGVMAEAATAAEDRLRERLATVSIADLACAMDGAAGEAAPGLP, from the coding sequence ATGAAGCGGAATGGCAAGCTCTCCCTCGCACTGCACGCGCTCGGCCACATGGCACGGGCGGGCGACGGCCCCCTGCGGTCGGAGGATCTGGCGGCCCATCACCAGACCAATCCGGTCGTGGTGCGCCGCGTGCTCGGCGTCCTGCGCGACGCGGGGATCGTGAGTTCGGAGCGGGGGCATGCGGGCGGCTGGCGCCTCGCCCGCGCGGCGGAGGAGGTGAGTGTGGCCGAGGTCTACGCCCTCTTGCGCGAGCGGACCTTCGCCGCGGATCCCGAGGCCGCAACCTCGCCCTGCGCTATCGAGGCGCGGCTCCATGGCGTGATGGCGGAGGCCGCGACGGCGGCGGAGGATCGGCTGCGCGAGCGCCTCGCCACCGTCAGCATCGCTGATCTCGCCTGCGCGATGGACGGGGCCGCCGGGGAAGCGGCCCCGGGGCTGCCCTAA
- a CDS encoding DMT family transporter: MKIAPRWAYPVVFVGVCGHASSEFFAVLSGVSGPEVSVWRYLLGGFGLIVWALIDRDSRDLISPLKAEGWRIVWLSFFGVTLTYLAFHWALDYATVIQVATVVTTIPIFVALANWVVNGVAPGAVKIVTGAMAVIGVVLLLTDGAIEALAGTPGTLFGVLLAVICAALGSFYAVLVKPVMGRHGGLKIIALTMMIGGIGLWLLVGSVWSIWVNPLTLGERPAIAVWSLLILALWNTTITQLLWFGGLAAAPDITRASYLFFLKPVIAAGLAIFILAQYPTPLQVAAILVVTGSVFVEMFWPRLRQLATR; encoded by the coding sequence GTGAAGATCGCGCCGAGATGGGCCTACCCGGTCGTCTTCGTCGGCGTCTGCGGGCATGCCTCCTCGGAATTCTTCGCCGTACTCTCCGGCGTCTCGGGGCCGGAGGTCAGCGTCTGGCGCTACCTTCTCGGCGGCTTCGGCCTGATCGTCTGGGCCCTGATCGACCGGGACAGCCGGGATCTGATCTCGCCCCTGAAAGCCGAAGGCTGGCGGATCGTCTGGCTCAGCTTCTTCGGGGTGACGCTGACCTATCTCGCCTTTCACTGGGCGCTCGACTACGCGACCGTGATCCAGGTGGCGACGGTGGTCACGACCATCCCGATCTTCGTGGCGCTGGCCAACTGGGTGGTGAACGGCGTGGCGCCGGGCGCGGTCAAGATCGTCACCGGGGCGATGGCGGTGATCGGCGTGGTCCTCCTGCTCACCGACGGCGCGATCGAGGCGCTGGCGGGCACCCCTGGCACGCTGTTCGGCGTGCTGCTCGCTGTGATCTGTGCCGCACTCGGCTCCTTCTACGCGGTGCTCGTCAAACCCGTCATGGGCCGCCACGGCGGGCTGAAGATCATCGCGCTGACCATGATGATCGGCGGGATCGGGCTGTGGCTGCTGGTTGGCAGCGTCTGGAGCATATGGGTGAACCCGCTGACGCTGGGTGAACGGCCGGCGATCGCCGTGTGGTCGCTGCTGATCCTCGCGCTCTGGAACACGACGATCACGCAATTGCTGTGGTTCGGGGGGCTCGCGGCGGCGCCCGACATCACGCGGGCGTCGTATCTCTTCTTCCTCAAGCCGGTGATTGCGGCGGGGCTCGCGATCTTCATCCTCGCGCAGTACCCCACGCCGCTGCAGGTCGCGGCCATCCTCGTCGTGACCGGATCGGTCTTCGTCGAGATGTTCTGGCCGCGCCTGCGTCAGCTTGCAACCCGTTGA
- a CDS encoding TRAP transporter substrate-binding protein, producing MNALLKGAAAAALALGLAGQAAAQDVTLRFQHFISNQGSVPKHFMIPWGEAIEAESDGRINFELYPSMQLGGAPPALYQQIADGVIDGGWFIPSYTPGRFPGSETFELPFMTSLSAEESSRAAWRFYEEFLADELSGVKVLAVHVHGPGIIHTGNTSVESLEDMAGLKLRGPSRQANALLESMGATPVGMPVPAFPEALSKGVVDGGVIPWEIVPALRVQELAESHTELGGERSMYNTFFVWAMNHDAYNALPDDLKAVIDANSGLETSAFAGRAMDTGDVPGRESAVGAGNTIVELSAEETARWADLADPLIEAWIAEANARNLPGQDMVDRARALMAEESGGSS from the coding sequence ATGAACGCATTGCTCAAAGGCGCGGCCGCGGCCGCGCTGGCGCTGGGGCTCGCCGGGCAAGCGGCGGCACAGGATGTCACGCTGCGCTTTCAGCATTTCATCTCGAATCAGGGGTCGGTGCCCAAGCACTTCATGATCCCCTGGGGTGAAGCGATCGAGGCCGAGAGCGACGGACGTATAAACTTTGAACTATATCCGTCGATGCAGCTCGGCGGTGCGCCGCCCGCGCTCTACCAGCAGATCGCCGACGGCGTGATCGATGGCGGCTGGTTCATCCCCTCCTACACGCCGGGCCGCTTCCCGGGGTCGGAGACGTTCGAGCTGCCCTTCATGACCTCGCTGAGTGCGGAGGAAAGCTCGCGCGCCGCCTGGCGCTTCTACGAGGAGTTCCTGGCCGACGAGCTGTCGGGCGTGAAGGTGCTCGCGGTCCACGTGCACGGGCCGGGCATCATCCACACCGGCAACACCAGCGTGGAGAGCCTGGAGGACATGGCGGGCCTCAAGCTGCGCGGCCCCTCCCGGCAGGCCAATGCGCTGCTCGAATCCATGGGGGCCACCCCGGTCGGCATGCCGGTCCCGGCCTTCCCCGAGGCACTGTCCAAGGGCGTCGTCGATGGCGGCGTCATCCCGTGGGAGATCGTGCCCGCGCTGCGCGTGCAGGAGCTGGCGGAGAGCCACACGGAGCTTGGCGGCGAGCGTTCGATGTACAACACCTTCTTCGTCTGGGCGATGAACCACGACGCGTACAATGCGCTGCCCGACGATCTGAAGGCGGTGATCGACGCCAACTCGGGCCTCGAGACCTCGGCCTTCGCGGGCCGCGCGATGGATACCGGCGATGTGCCGGGCCGCGAAAGCGCTGTGGGCGCCGGCAACACGATCGTGGAGCTCAGCGCCGAGGAGACCGCCCGCTGGGCCGACCTCGCCGACCCGCTGATCGAAGCCTGGATCGCCGAAGCCAACGCCCGCAACCTGCCGGGCCAGGACATGGTCGACCGCGCCCGCGCCCTGATGGCCGAGGAATCCGGCGGCAGCTCCTGA
- a CDS encoding Lrp/AsnC family transcriptional regulator, with the protein MELDRTDRRILALLSKNVRTTNKELADAVALSPSSVHERTKRLLNSDLVSGAHLDVDLGQLGLSLRALLFVQMSEHEKSNLDAFVHDVLEIAEVRAAWMISGRFDAIVELVTRDTAHLHRVVVERFSSREEVHRIETSIIFDGAEQRDLSALLDIDT; encoded by the coding sequence ATGGAGCTTGACCGAACCGATCGCAGGATACTGGCCCTGTTGTCGAAGAATGTCCGGACGACCAACAAAGAGCTCGCCGATGCCGTCGCCCTCTCACCGTCGAGCGTGCATGAGCGCACCAAGCGTCTTCTCAACAGCGACCTCGTCTCCGGTGCGCATCTCGACGTGGATCTGGGGCAGCTCGGTCTGTCGCTGAGGGCACTCCTGTTCGTTCAGATGTCGGAGCACGAGAAATCCAACCTCGATGCCTTTGTCCACGACGTGCTGGAGATCGCCGAGGTGCGCGCGGCGTGGATGATCAGCGGCAGGTTCGATGCGATCGTGGAACTGGTCACGCGAGACACCGCGCACCTGCACCGCGTGGTGGTCGAGCGTTTTTCGTCGCGGGAAGAGGTTCACCGGATCGAGACATCGATCATCTTCGATGGCGCCGAGCAGCGGGACCTGTCGGCCTTGCTTGACATCGACACCTGA
- the ispH gene encoding 4-hydroxy-3-methylbut-2-enyl diphosphate reductase, which produces MPPLTIHLAAPRGFCAGVDRAIKIVEMALEKWGAPVYVRHEIVHNRYVVDGLREKGAVFVEELDDCPPDRPVIFSAHGVPKAVPAEAERRQMLYVDATCPLVSKVHIEAERHHANGLQMVMIGHEGHPETVGTMGQLPPGEVLLVETPADVAGLEPRDPEKLAYITQTTLSVDDTAEIVAALTARFPVIVGPHKEDICYATTNRQEAVKAVAPKVDALLVIGAPNSSNSKRLVEVGAKAGCAYSQLVQRAADIDWRALDGIRHLGITAGASAPEVLIEEVIDAFRTRYDVTVEVVETAQENVEFKVPRVLRQPAA; this is translated from the coding sequence ATGCCGCCGCTGACCATCCACCTCGCCGCCCCGCGCGGCTTCTGCGCCGGGGTCGACCGCGCGATCAAGATCGTCGAGATGGCGCTCGAGAAATGGGGCGCGCCGGTCTACGTTCGGCACGAAATCGTCCACAACCGCTACGTCGTCGACGGCCTGCGCGAAAAGGGTGCGGTCTTCGTCGAGGAGCTCGACGACTGCCCCCCCGACCGGCCCGTGATCTTCTCCGCCCACGGCGTGCCGAAGGCGGTCCCGGCGGAGGCCGAGCGGCGACAGATGCTCTATGTCGACGCCACCTGCCCGCTGGTGAGCAAGGTCCATATCGAGGCCGAGCGCCACCACGCCAACGGCCTGCAGATGGTCATGATCGGCCATGAGGGGCACCCGGAGACGGTCGGCACCATGGGCCAGCTCCCCCCCGGCGAGGTGCTGCTGGTCGAGACGCCCGCAGACGTGGCCGGCCTGGAACCGCGCGACCCCGAGAAGCTCGCCTACATAACCCAGACCACCCTGAGCGTGGACGACACGGCGGAGATCGTGGCGGCCCTGACCGCCCGCTTCCCCGTCATCGTCGGTCCGCACAAGGAGGACATCTGCTACGCCACCACCAATCGGCAGGAGGCCGTGAAGGCAGTTGCGCCGAAGGTGGATGCGCTGCTGGTGATCGGCGCGCCCAACTCGTCCAACTCCAAGCGGCTAGTAGAGGTGGGGGCGAAGGCGGGCTGCGCCTATTCCCAGCTCGTCCAACGCGCCGCCGACATCGACTGGCGCGCCCTCGATGGCATCCGCCATCTCGGCATCACGGCAGGGGCGAGCGCGCCGGAAGTGCTGATCGAGGAGGTCATCGACGCCTTCCGCACCCGCTACGACGTCACCGTCGAGGTGGTCGAGACCGCCCAGGAAAACGTCGAGTTCAAGGTGCCGAGGGTCCTGCGCCAACCGGCAGCGTAA
- the ggt gene encoding gamma-glutamyltransferase → MKRLTLALLAALPAAAQDASPQPEAGTGLTEQGEATATEYIVAAANPLAAQAGADVLAAGGSAADAAVAVQMMLNLVEPQSSGIGGGAFAVYWDASEGSLTTFDGRETAPQAAREDYWLGADGEPPASFWDAVIGGRSVGVPGTLALLDHMHARHGRTPWADLLQPTIDMAEAGFEISPRLAASIEGAMDRDLARFEETAAYFFEEDGSPKAAGTTLANPAFARTLRLIAAEGIAPFYTGAIAGDIVAAVQTESNAGILTLEDFAAYEVIERPPVCVTYRVHDVCGMGPPSSGALTVGQILGMLNSFELSAMEPPYAWHMYLEAARLAYADRGKYMADSDFVDMPTEGLIDPEYLADRATLIDPVTSMGEAEAGLPAWDETRLWSPDTSPDRAGTSHFVIVDRHGDMISMTTTIETGFGSRVMTNGFLLNNELTDFSFRPEGDAGPIANRVEGGKRPRSSMAPTIVMTDGAPSILIGSPGGSRIINYVAGSLVQMIDFGMGPLAAISDGHVVNRNGATDLEEGSDAVEFETVLQELGHETNVRDLNSGLHVVAIGEDGTMTGAADPRREGAVIGE, encoded by the coding sequence ATGAAACGCCTGACGCTCGCCCTTCTCGCCGCCCTCCCCGCCGCGGCGCAGGACGCCTCTCCGCAGCCCGAGGCGGGCACCGGCCTGACCGAGCAGGGCGAGGCAACGGCGACCGAGTACATCGTGGCGGCCGCGAACCCGCTCGCCGCTCAGGCCGGGGCCGACGTGCTGGCCGCCGGCGGCTCCGCGGCGGATGCGGCGGTGGCGGTGCAGATGATGCTCAACCTGGTGGAGCCGCAAAGCTCGGGCATCGGCGGCGGGGCCTTCGCTGTCTACTGGGACGCTTCCGAGGGGAGCCTTACCACCTTCGACGGGCGCGAAACAGCGCCGCAGGCCGCGCGGGAGGATTACTGGCTGGGAGCCGATGGAGAGCCGCCGGCGAGCTTTTGGGACGCGGTGATCGGCGGCCGCTCGGTCGGGGTGCCGGGCACGCTGGCGCTGCTCGATCATATGCACGCCCGCCACGGCCGCACGCCCTGGGCGGACCTGCTGCAACCGACGATCGACATGGCGGAAGCGGGGTTCGAGATCAGCCCCCGCCTCGCCGCCTCCATCGAAGGGGCGATGGACCGCGACCTCGCCCGGTTCGAGGAGACCGCCGCCTACTTCTTCGAGGAGGACGGCAGCCCGAAGGCCGCGGGCACCACGCTCGCCAACCCCGCCTTCGCCCGCACCCTGCGCCTGATCGCCGCCGAGGGGATCGCACCGTTCTACACCGGCGCGATCGCGGGCGACATCGTCGCCGCCGTGCAGACCGAGAGCAATGCGGGGATCCTCACGCTGGAGGACTTCGCCGCCTACGAGGTGATCGAGCGCCCGCCGGTCTGCGTCACCTACCGCGTTCACGATGTCTGCGGCATGGGTCCGCCGTCCTCGGGCGCGCTGACGGTGGGCCAGATCCTCGGCATGCTCAACAGCTTCGAGCTCTCGGCGATGGAGCCGCCCTATGCCTGGCACATGTACCTGGAGGCCGCGCGCCTCGCCTATGCCGACCGGGGCAAGTACATGGCCGACAGCGATTTCGTGGACATGCCGACCGAGGGGCTGATCGATCCAGAATACCTCGCCGACCGCGCGACGCTGATCGACCCGGTGACCAGCATGGGTGAGGCGGAGGCGGGGCTTCCGGCGTGGGACGAGACGCGCCTGTGGTCGCCCGACACCAGCCCCGACCGGGCGGGCACCTCTCATTTCGTGATCGTGGACCGGCACGGCGACATGATCTCGATGACCACGACGATCGAGACAGGGTTTGGCAGCCGCGTGATGACCAACGGGTTTCTGCTCAACAACGAGCTTACCGATTTCTCCTTCCGGCCCGAGGGCGATGCGGGGCCGATCGCAAACCGGGTGGAGGGCGGCAAGCGGCCGCGCTCCTCCATGGCGCCGACCATCGTGATGACGGACGGCGCGCCCTCGATTCTGATCGGCTCGCCCGGCGGCAGCCGGATCATCAACTACGTCGCGGGCTCGCTGGTGCAGATGATCGATTTCGGCATGGGCCCGCTCGCCGCGATCTCCGACGGGCACGTGGTCAACCGCAATGGCGCGACGGACCTTGAGGAGGGCAGCGACGCCGTGGAGTTCGAGACCGTGCTGCAGGAGCTGGGCCACGAGACCAACGTGCGCGACCTCAACTCCGGCCTCCATGTCGTGGCGATCGGGGAGGACGGCACGATGACCGGCGCCGCCGACCCCCGCCGCGAAGGTGCCGTGATCGGGGAGTAG
- a CDS encoding DUF2945 domain-containing protein: MGIQVGDKVKWNWGNGSATGEVVKRYTQKITLKIDGAEVTRDADDDNPAFRIEQEDGDEVLKSESELEKA; the protein is encoded by the coding sequence ATGGGCATTCAGGTCGGCGACAAGGTGAAGTGGAACTGGGGCAACGGCAGCGCCACGGGCGAGGTCGTGAAGCGCTACACGCAGAAGATCACGCTGAAGATCGACGGGGCCGAGGTCACCCGCGACGCGGATGACGACAACCCCGCCTTCAGGATCGAGCAGGAGGACGGCGACGAGGTGCTGAAGTCCGAAAGCGAGCTGGAAAAAGCCTGA
- a CDS encoding alpha/beta fold hydrolase, which produces MLLEIDAQNALYYIHHPPADDRPTFVFVNALTGSTPAWETAVAPALRAEGYGTLSWNFRGQAESRFGPDVAITAELIAEDLGRLLAEVAPARPVLVGVSIGGLYAARAVLAGAQVEGLVLLNTLREIGPRIGWINDAMPQLVAEGGFELILDVLLPLLVNAEFAEKARAGALKGGYAPLDPEHGHMNLMRHAPDTDWEIPYEQLDLPVLVITGLQDRVFLDREVVDRLYARLPNAQRQDWEDTGHLIPQERPEKLAAALAAFGAAL; this is translated from the coding sequence ATGCTGCTCGAGATCGATGCGCAGAACGCGCTCTACTACATACACCATCCGCCTGCGGACGACCGTCCGACCTTCGTCTTCGTCAACGCGCTGACCGGCTCGACCCCGGCGTGGGAGACGGCGGTCGCACCGGCGCTGCGGGCCGAGGGCTACGGCACGCTGAGCTGGAATTTCCGAGGGCAGGCCGAAAGCCGGTTCGGTCCGGACGTGGCGATCACCGCCGAGCTGATCGCCGAGGATCTGGGGCGGCTCTTGGCCGAGGTCGCGCCCGCGCGCCCCGTGCTCGTCGGCGTCTCCATCGGCGGGCTCTACGCGGCCCGCGCGGTGCTGGCCGGGGCGCAGGTTGAGGGGCTGGTGCTCCTCAACACCCTGCGCGAGATCGGGCCGCGCATCGGCTGGATCAACGACGCCATGCCGCAGCTGGTGGCCGAGGGCGGGTTCGAGCTGATCCTCGACGTTCTGCTGCCCCTCCTGGTCAATGCGGAGTTCGCGGAGAAGGCGCGGGCAGGCGCGCTGAAGGGCGGCTACGCGCCCCTCGACCCCGAGCACGGGCACATGAACCTGATGCGCCATGCCCCTGACACGGATTGGGAAATCCCCTACGAGCAGCTCGATCTGCCGGTGCTGGTGATCACCGGCCTGCAGGACCGCGTGTTCCTCGACCGCGAGGTGGTGGACCGGCTCTATGCCCGCCTGCCGAACGCACAGCGGCAGGACTGGGAGGATACCGGCCACCTGATCCCGCAGGAGCGGCCCGAGAAGCTGGCGGCGGCACTCGCCGCCTTCGGAGCGGCCTTGTGA
- a CDS encoding DUF2000 family protein, translating to MTAFLTSGVLGADPDLLGERYEDASGRSYRPLIIQPMIVLTTDRDGLKRIHSRALTRGMDMAIYIEEMFATGHDAANRAAVRACETEALNLVGLALRDDRKAVDKVTKGAKMHP from the coding sequence GTGACCGCCTTCCTGACGAGCGGCGTTCTCGGCGCCGATCCCGATCTTCTGGGCGAGCGCTACGAGGATGCCAGCGGCCGCAGCTACCGGCCCTTGATCATCCAGCCGATGATCGTACTCACGACGGACCGCGACGGGTTGAAGCGGATCCATAGCCGGGCGCTGACGCGCGGCATGGATATGGCGATCTACATCGAAGAGATGTTCGCAACCGGCCACGATGCCGCCAACCGCGCGGCGGTCAGGGCATGTGAAACCGAGGCGCTGAACCTCGTCGGCCTCGCCCTGCGCGACGACAGGAAAGCGGTCGACAAGGTCACCAAGGGTGCGAAGATGCATCCGTGA